Proteins from a genomic interval of Dermacentor variabilis isolate Ectoservices chromosome 8, ASM5094787v1, whole genome shotgun sequence:
- the LOC142590816 gene encoding motile sperm domain-containing protein 2-like, with product MKAFRARLFSESRSRETAAYHPSDRRRIMDSDEYCWRFIVHNRLDLERAVRMADAALKWRAQARLHELTESSLPSACLQAGFVHPFNVDRYGNHVLLLRPANIRNLPLTDVRRVLVFFVETLLRRQNASRITLLVDCVGGDRHQVKSCPRIRKQSANTESVNDQPFLLYQLDLGRYLMALFRCYYPRSLGFVLLWQPPRLLQGIWKLCKGLMPVEALERIRFVTVRDIGRYVDRDKLPVRMGGTDNYQYAYVPGKPLGERCPRLAPLDPVSCPTASLHVYGMFTA from the exons ATGAAGGCTTTCCGGGCGCGGCTGTTCAGCGAGTCACGCAGCAGGGAGACGGCCGCCTACCACCCGAGCGACCGGCGGCGTATCATGGACAGCGACGAGTACTGCTGGCGCTTCATCGTCCACAACCGCCTCGACCTGGAGCGCGCCGTGCGCATGGCCGACGCGGCGCTCAAGTGGCGCGCCCAGGCGCGGCTGCACGAGCTGACCGAGTCGAGCCTGCCGAGCGCGTGCCTGCAGGCCGGCTTCGTGCACCCCTTCAACGTGGACCGCTACGGGAACCACGTGCTTCTGCTGCGACCCGCCAACATCCGCAACCTTCCGCTGACCGACGTCCGTCGCGTGCTCGTGTTCTTCGTGGAGACCCTGCTGCGGCGACAGAACGCCTCTCGCATCACGCTGCTCGTGGACTGTGTTGGCGGCGACCGGCACCAGGTTAAGTCTTGCCCAAG AATTCGTAAACAGAGTGCAAATACAGAGAGCGTTAACGATCAACCTTTTCTTCTTTACCAGCTGGACCTGGGCCGGTACTTGATGGCCTTGTTCCGCTGCTACTACCCTCGCTCGCTTGGCTTCGTTCTGCTGTGGCAGCCCCCACGTTTGCTCCAGGGCATCTGGAAGCTCTGCAAGGGCCTGATGCCCGTCGAAGCCTTGGAGAGAATACGCTTCGTCACGGTCAGGGACATTGGCCGCTACGTGGACCGCGACAAGCTGCCAGTGCGCATGGGGGGCACCGACAACTACCAGTACGCGTACGTTCCCGGCAAACCGCTAGGAGAGCGGTGTCCCCGGCTCGCTCCTCTGGACCCTGTCAGCTGCCCGACGGCGAGCCTCCACGTCTACGGCATGTTCACAGCCTGA